CGCACAACGTGAGAATTATCAAACAAACGAGCTTTTTTTTCATTTTTTGACAAAAAAGCCCACAAGACGGCAATTTTTTTCGTATTTTACACTCGTAATGATAGGAGTTTTACACCCAATGCGTTTTGCTACAAAGTTGTTGAGTATTGTTGCTTTTGCTGCAGGAATGTCTTTTGCCCAGCTGGCCCCGGAACCGCAGATGGCCGACGTTCAGTTGATGCAGGATGCTTCCACAAACCAGCCCATGAAGATGGATTTTTCCAAGCCTCTCACCGGCATTAGCGACCCGGGTATCTTGTTCAGCCATTTCGGCAAGCGCCCGTTGATGATTTACTATTTCAGCCCCAAGTGCCCCCACTGCCAGCGTCATATCAGCGGCATCCAGGACATGATGAAGATGTATGAACCTGCCGGTCTCGCAGGCATCGCCATCGGCCTTGGCGGCGGCATCAAGAAGAACGACATCCGTCTCTTCATTGATCAGTTCC
The Fibrobacter sp. genome window above contains:
- a CDS encoding redoxin domain-containing protein — translated: MRFATKLLSIVAFAAGMSFAQLAPEPQMADVQLMQDASTNQPMKMDFSKPLTGISDPGILFSHFGKRPLMIYYFSPKCPHCQRHISGIQDMMKMYEPAGLAGIAIGLGGGIKKNDIRLFIDQFHVSIPVFQDSETKFGTAYGTGYIPVVYLVNADGTFYRYETLNDANLNHLKATLDKMFPKK